A genomic window from Candidatus Thiocaldithrix dubininis includes:
- a CDS encoding aminotransferase class I/II-fold pyridoxal phosphate-dependent enzyme: MDKKKLHLSNMSQSLKAKLTQAVLEKKIQTLEKKTLEVRLSTSKTESCNIDLPNENAMQIIIEGGRKIGIDNPFFKVHEGVANNQTTINNQSFINFANYNYLGFNGRSEVNQAAMQAIAQYGTSVSASRPVAGERPVQQALEKALAEHYQVEDAIVYVSGHATNVTTIGYLFNNKDLILHDALIHNSVLQGIQLSGAKRMPFAHNDWQALEQLLLTQRQNFAKVLIVIEGLYSMDGDYPDLPKFIEIKRRYNACLMVDEAHSLGVLGDKGYGIREHFNLAGTDVDIWMGTLSKTLASCGGYIAGKYALIQNLKYFAPGFLYSVGIAPPLAAAALEALQLLHREPNKVQQLRNNGQLFLDLCRENGINTGKSVGLSVIPAITQSSAKAGKLSNALFRENINVQPIFYPAVEEGMSRLRFFISSEHTEEQIKETVKKLAYYWNK; the protein is encoded by the coding sequence ATGGATAAAAAAAAATTACATTTGAGTAATATGAGTCAAAGCCTAAAAGCTAAGTTGACCCAAGCAGTTCTTGAAAAGAAAATACAGACTCTTGAAAAAAAAACATTGGAAGTCAGGCTCTCAACTAGCAAAACTGAAAGCTGCAATATTGACCTTCCTAATGAAAACGCGATGCAAATTATAATAGAAGGGGGTAGAAAAATAGGGATTGACAACCCCTTTTTTAAAGTACATGAGGGTGTCGCCAATAATCAAACTACTATAAATAACCAGAGTTTTATTAATTTTGCCAATTATAATTACCTAGGTTTTAATGGTCGCTCGGAAGTCAATCAAGCTGCTATGCAAGCGATTGCACAGTATGGAACTTCTGTTTCAGCTAGTCGCCCTGTTGCGGGTGAACGACCCGTGCAACAAGCCTTAGAAAAGGCATTAGCCGAGCATTATCAAGTAGAGGATGCCATTGTCTATGTCAGTGGACACGCAACTAATGTAACTACCATTGGCTATTTATTTAATAATAAAGACTTAATTCTACATGATGCGCTGATTCATAATAGTGTACTGCAAGGTATTCAATTATCTGGTGCAAAACGTATGCCGTTTGCACATAATGATTGGCAAGCTTTGGAGCAGCTCTTACTAACACAACGGCAAAATTTTGCTAAGGTCTTAATCGTCATTGAAGGCTTATATAGTATGGATGGCGATTATCCTGATTTACCTAAATTTATTGAAATAAAACGGCGTTATAATGCTTGTTTAATGGTAGATGAAGCCCACTCTTTAGGTGTGTTAGGTGATAAAGGGTATGGCATTCGTGAGCATTTTAATTTAGCAGGTACGGATGTTGATATTTGGATGGGAACATTAAGTAAAACATTGGCAAGTTGTGGCGGTTATATTGCAGGTAAGTATGCACTTATTCAAAATCTAAAATATTTTGCCCCCGGTTTTTTATATAGTGTGGGTATTGCCCCACCTTTAGCTGCTGCTGCTTTGGAAGCTTTACAGTTATTACATCGTGAGCCAAATAAAGTGCAGCAATTACGTAACAACGGACAATTATTTTTAGATTTATGTCGAGAAAATGGTATCAATACCGGCAAAAGTGTAGGGCTATCCGTGATTCCTGCTATTACACAAAGCTCAGCTAAAGCAGGCAAGTTATCAAATGCCTTATTTAGGGAAAATATTAATGTGCAACCTATTTTTTATCCTGCGGTAGAAGAAGGCATGTCACGTTTACGCTTCTTTATCAGTTCTGAACATACTGAAGAACAGATAAAGGAAACAGTAAAAAAATTGGCTTATTACTGGAATAAATAA
- a CDS encoding metal-dependent hydrolase, whose protein sequence is MDVRPLRFPAPDDLPKYWYQNNPVLTHAFNAVLLMFPKGELFFIEAVTAYRKDVSDTTLLKDIQLFTAQEAHHSRAHQLHNDYLKSQGYDIEKIEQDQDRKFKKLKKILTKKQRLAVVVAYEHFTAIFAEVVLNHPEWLKDIHPVYQDFLNWHAVEEIEHKAVAFNVYQYIGGSYLMRVSMMILAFLAFYKSLIGYLNYFAKVDKVSKWQRVKVLSKFIFIKPASFFQLTPGYLHYFSPTFHPNNRHDEALLEQWKKNNEQRVLATYSMRG, encoded by the coding sequence ATGGACGTAAGACCCCTACGTTTTCCCGCCCCTGACGATCTACCAAAATATTGGTATCAAAATAATCCAGTATTAACGCATGCATTTAATGCTGTGCTATTAATGTTTCCTAAAGGGGAATTATTTTTTATTGAGGCTGTTACTGCATACCGTAAAGATGTCAGTGACACAACTTTACTGAAAGATATTCAATTATTTACGGCACAAGAGGCGCATCATAGCCGAGCCCATCAATTACATAATGATTATTTAAAGTCACAAGGTTATGATATTGAAAAAATTGAACAAGATCAGGACAGAAAATTTAAAAAATTAAAAAAAATATTGACAAAAAAGCAGCGTTTAGCCGTAGTAGTTGCTTATGAACATTTTACTGCTATTTTTGCAGAAGTCGTTCTAAATCACCCAGAATGGTTAAAAGATATTCATCCCGTTTATCAAGATTTTCTGAACTGGCATGCAGTGGAAGAAATTGAACATAAAGCGGTTGCATTTAATGTTTATCAATATATTGGTGGTAGTTACTTAATGCGGGTTAGTATGATGATACTAGCATTTTTAGCCTTTTATAAAAGTTTAATTGGTTATTTGAATTATTTTGCAAAAGTTGACAAGGTCAGTAAATGGCAGCGTGTCAAAGTGTTAAGTAAATTTATTTTTATAAAACCAGCAAGCTTTTTTCAATTAACCCCCGGCTATTTACATTATTTTTCACCTACTTTCCATCCCAATAATCGGCATGATGAAGCTTTATTAGAACAATGGAAAAAAAATAATGAGCAGCGTGTATTAGCTACCTATTCTATGCGTGGCTAA
- a CDS encoding SDR family NAD(P)-dependent oxidoreductase, whose product MTVDYKKIAIVGMACRFPGGANSPSAYWDILKNGQDVVTQVPTARWGTNFYQHNNKKSAGKSYTFAAGVLDQVDQFDAEFFGISPREAQQMDPQQRLLLELTWEALENAGQAPQALAGRNCAVYIGIASTDYVHRRVDDLCSIDAYSMTGNTASIASNRISYIFDLKGPSVSVDTACSSSLVALHQACQSIWSGDAEMAITGGVNMLLHPFGFVGFSKASMLSPQGRCQTFDADGDGYVRAEGAAIFFLKPLAQAEADGDPIQAVIVASGINCDGHTNGITVPSSEQQGQLLQTVYARAGIDANQLTYLEAHGTGTMVGDPLETYALGKVLGQTRTKPLPIGSAKTNVGHLETASGMAGLVKVVLSLQHRAIPASLHVKNLNPRIDFAGLNLQPITEFTPIAETAEPLLMGVNSFGFGGANAHVVVQSYSKPVTSSASLTTEIFPPLVLSAKTETALQAQAQQYADWLNNVSEAAYVDVAWSTFKHRALLKQGLIAKADNLSDLQAQLASFAQQGDGKSITTGSLIAVDSPLVWVFSGNGSQWQGMGRKLYAESLVFQAAIQEVAVLFAHYSDYDLLAAFNTESTVELQQTEIAQPLLFALQVATVTVLRAWGVKPAAVLGHSVGEVAAAWAAGLLSLPQAVRVIYQRSLAQAKTQGLGRMAAVGISLPMAEQLITELALSQHIEIAGINSENSLTLSGDVAALELLGQQPAIKGKLFKILDLDYAFHSRAMDSVQTELLAALADLKPDTQTTDIQFISTVTGQVWDKTEALDAHYWWLNIREPVRFADAVHYTIQQGSRVFLEITPHPILRGYVTEALNAADVKGLVLATARNKQESLAKLEQAAFATHLAGCPLDLSAWFKQPGQFVNLPNYPWQRERYWYPLTEEGYDLVNRHRTHPLLGYRLKEAEATWENQLDTTIVPYLADHIVGEAVVMPAAAYVEMGLAAAQQWQKQPSYSLENLEIYKPIVLETETTKTTRLVLNPADASFRISSKDRLSTDEWTLNVVGRLTGQVFKAQPSALAITALQAAATHIVNKPQHYQLTQQVGLTYKTAFQGVQQVWVSELAALAELQTPDCLNATLAEHVLHPALLDAGFQVLVDIFQHDLQAGKRAALIPIQVGKLQLYHNNVGVAPCFIQVTVKKQSPRSVVANFVLTDHVGTVLAELENCRFRGVEFNSQSQAPGLYHFEPILLPRVPTPSALGVASLMPLAQAALADQAQALHRAAHFNEVVPLYDVLVGRYTWDALQVLVGVEQAFSFDDLIAKGVQPAYKPLLKQLLQLLVLHELALELDTDTWQLLAEINYPEAAAIWLSLMETPEYLPELTWLGRSGEHLLAILTGELAATEVLMPAKSSIQEHWLAASPTWQALNPTLHTLVKQLAAQWAGNQRIRVLELRANSDVLTPALLAALPSTQTDYVIAELSAEGLAQAQDTYSEYDYVQCIPLAFDLSGDAYQTLLSQGFDIIIAGNVLHQLTPLPIALRRLQALFQQGGVVLALEHLPDTLITFTEGLESQHWLAVEDNKQSHVLRRLPVATWQAVLTEAGFINSHCLLEPDAIGEQGACLLMAEAQAQTKIPIESVAAAEHWLITADSQGYSYDLATALQTQLSAAGHTVKLSTHLEQTLQAVTDTAFSQIVHLAGLATVSQLAEYSLLDLQTARCTDLINLAQTIEAVGEHRPKLWLITAGASPLSLQKQAALLPEQAPLWGFGRVLMNEHPDLNPRLIDLQTDLVVAQAAELLSKELLSPANEDELVLGADARYGLRLKPTNLHSSTAAFSQAVCLDFAAPGFKHLYWKALPSRTLGAHEIEIKPYATGLNFRDVMYALGWLSDEAVENGFAGASLGMELAGEVVRVGSAVDDFKVGQAVIGFAPACFSSSVITETTAVALKPAEWSYEAAATIPATFFTVYYALQHLAQLEAGEKVLIHGAAGGIGLAAIQYARYCGAEIFATAGTEEKRDLVRLMGADHVFDSRSLKFADDILALTDGKGVDVVLNSIAGEAINRNLTVLKPFGRFLELGKRDFYENTKIGLRPFRNNITYYGIDADQLLIEKPKLAKRLFAEMMVLFQEGALRPLPHRVFSANQIQDAFRYMQQSRQIGKVIVSFTAGYPSPSLPDSKKSTLDLSKGSYLITGGLAGFGLETARWLVGKGAKSLILLSRSGASTQTAQQAIAEFQAQGVQVAAYACDVTDKVALAQILQTAEQTLPALNGIIHAATVLDDGIIRKLDAERFQTVLAPKMLGAWHLHELTQTKVLQFFVLYSSVTTYLGNPGQANYVAANTYLETLAHYRRQQGLSAHYIAWGPIDDVGMLARNSTVKNSLQNHLGGKALASQQALQQLEQVLGSSVAGVAVVNWDWRNIQKFMPSARANKYANLWRRLGNETNSDNADIRSLIEGKSFAEVKSLLIQALLSEISKILRLPLEKLATNKPITELGMDSLMGMELVSIIEDRFTVKLPVMALTDGASVEKVAEKLAQQLMNDQETIVDDAKLFAKQIAMQQGSTLTDEAVEQLAKVIVEK is encoded by the coding sequence GTGACAGTAGATTATAAAAAAATTGCAATTGTAGGAATGGCCTGTCGTTTTCCGGGTGGCGCAAATTCACCTAGCGCGTACTGGGACATTTTGAAAAATGGTCAAGATGTTGTCACACAAGTACCCACTGCACGTTGGGGTACTAATTTTTATCAACATAATAATAAAAAATCAGCGGGTAAAAGTTACACTTTTGCCGCAGGTGTCTTAGATCAGGTCGATCAGTTCGATGCCGAGTTTTTCGGTATTTCACCCCGCGAAGCCCAACAAATGGATCCGCAACAACGTTTATTGTTGGAATTGACGTGGGAAGCCTTAGAAAATGCGGGTCAAGCTCCTCAAGCATTAGCAGGTCGTAACTGTGCTGTCTATATTGGCATTGCCAGTACTGATTATGTGCATCGTCGCGTAGACGATCTTTGTTCGATTGATGCCTATTCTATGACTGGCAATACTGCCAGTATCGCCTCCAATCGTATTTCCTATATATTTGATTTGAAAGGCCCGAGTGTATCGGTGGATACTGCCTGCTCGTCTTCTTTGGTGGCGTTACATCAAGCTTGCCAAAGTATTTGGAGTGGTGACGCAGAGATGGCTATTACGGGCGGGGTCAATATGCTCTTACACCCGTTTGGTTTTGTAGGATTTTCTAAAGCCTCGATGTTATCGCCACAGGGACGTTGCCAAACGTTTGATGCCGACGGCGACGGCTATGTGCGGGCAGAAGGCGCGGCTATTTTCTTTTTAAAACCTTTAGCGCAAGCCGAAGCGGATGGTGATCCGATTCAAGCGGTAATCGTGGCTTCTGGTATTAACTGTGACGGACATACCAATGGCATTACTGTGCCTAGTTCCGAACAACAAGGGCAATTGCTACAGACGGTTTATGCGCGTGCAGGTATTGATGCTAATCAACTGACCTACCTAGAAGCGCATGGCACAGGAACAATGGTGGGCGATCCACTCGAAACATATGCCTTGGGCAAAGTACTGGGACAAACGCGGACTAAACCCCTACCTATCGGTTCTGCTAAAACCAATGTAGGGCATTTAGAGACTGCATCAGGCATGGCAGGCTTGGTTAAAGTAGTATTGAGCCTGCAACATAGAGCGATTCCAGCGTCATTACATGTTAAAAATCTAAATCCACGTATTGACTTTGCGGGCTTAAACCTACAGCCCATTACTGAATTTACACCGATTGCGGAAACGGCTGAACCTCTACTCATGGGTGTTAACTCCTTCGGTTTTGGCGGTGCTAACGCGCATGTGGTGGTACAAAGTTACAGCAAACCTGTTACTTCTTCAGCAAGCTTAACTACTGAAATCTTTCCCCCGCTTGTTTTATCCGCTAAAACCGAAACAGCGTTACAAGCCCAAGCGCAACAATACGCGGATTGGTTAAATAACGTCAGTGAGGCAGCCTACGTCGATGTAGCATGGTCGACTTTCAAGCATCGAGCTTTATTAAAACAGGGGTTAATTGCAAAGGCAGATAACTTAAGCGATCTGCAAGCACAACTAGCGAGTTTTGCTCAGCAAGGTGATGGGAAGTCCATTACGACAGGTAGTTTAATCGCAGTTGATAGCCCTTTAGTTTGGGTGTTTAGCGGTAATGGCTCGCAGTGGCAGGGAATGGGACGTAAGTTGTATGCTGAAAGCTTAGTGTTTCAGGCTGCTATTCAAGAAGTCGCTGTATTATTTGCACATTATTCTGATTATGACTTGTTAGCTGCATTCAATACCGAATCCACAGTTGAGTTACAACAGACCGAAATTGCGCAACCGTTATTGTTTGCGTTGCAAGTTGCCACGGTAACAGTATTACGTGCTTGGGGTGTCAAACCGGCGGCAGTGTTAGGGCATAGCGTGGGTGAGGTTGCTGCTGCATGGGCAGCCGGTTTATTAAGCTTGCCACAAGCGGTTAGAGTGATTTACCAACGTAGTTTGGCGCAAGCAAAAACTCAAGGCTTGGGGCGAATGGCAGCGGTGGGTATTAGTTTGCCTATGGCTGAGCAACTCATAACCGAGCTAGCGTTAAGCCAGCATATTGAAATTGCGGGCATTAATAGTGAAAATTCTTTGACCTTATCCGGCGACGTAGCTGCTTTGGAGTTATTAGGACAACAGCCTGCAATCAAAGGTAAATTATTTAAAATTTTAGATTTGGATTACGCTTTCCATAGCCGTGCAATGGATAGTGTGCAAACAGAGCTATTAGCTGCATTAGCTGATTTAAAACCCGATACTCAAACCACAGATATTCAATTTATTTCGACGGTCACTGGGCAAGTTTGGGATAAGACCGAAGCCTTAGACGCGCATTACTGGTGGCTTAATATTCGTGAGCCAGTGCGTTTTGCCGATGCCGTGCATTATACCATTCAGCAAGGCTCACGCGTATTCCTAGAAATTACCCCGCATCCTATTTTACGTGGCTATGTTACGGAAGCATTGAATGCGGCTGATGTCAAAGGCTTAGTATTAGCAACGGCTCGTAATAAGCAAGAATCCTTAGCCAAATTAGAGCAAGCAGCATTTGCTACACATTTAGCAGGTTGCCCGCTTGATTTGAGTGCTTGGTTTAAACAGCCGGGGCAGTTTGTTAATTTGCCAAATTATCCGTGGCAGCGGGAACGTTATTGGTATCCACTGACGGAAGAGGGTTACGATTTAGTCAATCGACATCGGACGCATCCCTTATTAGGCTATCGTCTAAAAGAGGCGGAAGCTACTTGGGAAAATCAGTTAGATACCACGATTGTGCCTTATTTAGCGGATCATATTGTGGGCGAAGCGGTGGTTATGCCTGCCGCTGCTTATGTTGAAATGGGCTTGGCGGCTGCTCAGCAATGGCAAAAACAACCCAGTTATAGTCTTGAAAATTTAGAAATTTATAAACCTATTGTTTTAGAAACAGAGACGACTAAGACGACTCGCTTGGTACTGAATCCCGCAGACGCTAGTTTTAGAATTAGTAGTAAAGATCGTTTATCTACAGATGAATGGACGCTTAATGTAGTTGGGCGTTTAACAGGACAAGTGTTTAAAGCACAACCGAGCGCGTTAGCTATTACAGCGTTACAAGCTGCTGCTACTCACATAGTTAATAAACCACAGCATTATCAATTAACGCAGCAAGTCGGTTTAACTTATAAAACGGCTTTCCAAGGTGTTCAGCAAGTTTGGGTAAGTGAATTAGCGGCGTTGGCTGAGCTACAAACGCCAGATTGTTTAAATGCAACGTTGGCAGAACATGTATTACACCCTGCTTTACTGGATGCGGGCTTTCAAGTCTTAGTCGATATTTTTCAGCACGATTTACAAGCAGGTAAGCGAGCCGCTTTAATTCCTATTCAGGTGGGTAAATTACAGCTTTATCATAATAATGTAGGGGTTGCGCCTTGCTTTATTCAGGTAACTGTTAAAAAACAAAGTCCACGTTCAGTCGTGGCTAATTTTGTATTAACAGATCATGTAGGGACGGTTTTAGCAGAATTAGAGAACTGCCGATTCAGAGGCGTAGAATTTAATAGCCAAAGCCAAGCACCGGGCTTATATCACTTTGAGCCTATTCTATTACCGCGTGTGCCAACGCCGTCTGCGCTGGGTGTCGCAAGCTTAATGCCATTAGCGCAAGCCGCCTTAGCCGATCAAGCGCAGGCGCTCCATCGGGCTGCTCATTTTAATGAAGTTGTGCCTTTATATGACGTATTAGTAGGGCGTTATACTTGGGATGCGTTACAGGTTTTGGTCGGCGTAGAACAGGCTTTTAGTTTCGATGATTTAATCGCTAAAGGGGTACAGCCCGCTTATAAGCCCTTGCTTAAACAGTTGCTGCAATTGTTGGTGTTACACGAATTAGCGTTAGAACTTGATACCGATACTTGGCAATTGTTGGCGGAGATTAATTACCCAGAAGCTGCCGCGATTTGGTTAAGTCTCATGGAGACGCCTGAATATTTGCCTGAATTAACATGGTTAGGGCGCAGTGGTGAGCATTTATTAGCAATATTGACCGGAGAATTAGCCGCTACTGAAGTGCTCATGCCCGCAAAAAGTAGTATTCAAGAGCATTGGCTTGCGGCTTCACCGACATGGCAAGCATTGAACCCGACGCTACACACACTGGTTAAACAGTTGGCGGCGCAGTGGGCAGGTAATCAGCGTATACGTGTTTTAGAGTTGCGCGCCAATTCAGATGTGTTAACCCCTGCATTATTAGCGGCGTTACCCTCAACACAAACGGATTACGTTATTGCCGAGTTGAGTGCTGAGGGTTTAGCGCAAGCGCAGGACACCTATAGCGAGTACGATTATGTGCAATGTATACCGTTAGCCTTTGATTTAAGTGGGGACGCCTATCAAACCTTGCTCAGTCAAGGCTTTGATATCATTATTGCAGGTAATGTCTTACATCAGTTAACGCCGTTACCCATCGCGTTGCGGCGTCTGCAAGCGCTATTCCAACAAGGTGGCGTGGTGCTAGCCTTGGAACATTTACCGGATACCTTAATCACTTTTACCGAAGGATTGGAATCTCAGCATTGGCTGGCGGTTGAAGATAACAAGCAAAGTCATGTATTACGTCGTTTGCCGGTGGCTACTTGGCAAGCGGTTTTAACAGAAGCCGGTTTTATTAACTCGCATTGTCTGCTTGAACCTGATGCGATTGGTGAACAAGGCGCTTGTTTATTAATGGCTGAAGCGCAAGCGCAGACAAAAATACCAATTGAGAGCGTAGCTGCGGCTGAACATTGGCTTATTACAGCAGATAGCCAAGGTTATTCGTATGATTTAGCTACTGCCTTGCAAACGCAATTAAGCGCAGCAGGTCATACGGTTAAGTTAAGCACGCATTTAGAACAAACCTTGCAAGCGGTAACGGATACCGCATTTAGTCAAATAGTGCATTTGGCAGGTCTAGCAACGGTGTCACAGTTGGCTGAATACAGTTTGTTAGATTTACAAACGGCGCGTTGCACAGACTTAATTAATTTGGCGCAAACGATTGAGGCAGTAGGCGAACATCGCCCTAAACTTTGGTTAATTACGGCGGGTGCAAGTCCACTCAGTTTGCAAAAACAAGCCGCATTATTGCCTGAACAAGCGCCACTATGGGGATTTGGACGGGTGTTAATGAATGAACATCCCGATTTAAATCCCCGTTTAATTGATCTGCAAACCGATTTAGTGGTAGCGCAAGCGGCTGAGTTATTAAGCAAAGAATTGTTGTCACCTGCAAATGAAGATGAATTGGTGTTGGGGGCGGATGCGCGTTATGGTTTACGTTTAAAGCCTACGAACTTGCATTCCTCTACGGCAGCATTTAGCCAAGCGGTTTGTTTAGATTTTGCTGCACCGGGTTTTAAACATTTATATTGGAAAGCACTGCCCTCACGAACCTTGGGAGCGCATGAAATCGAAATTAAACCCTATGCAACGGGTTTAAATTTCCGTGATGTCATGTATGCCTTAGGTTGGTTATCAGATGAAGCGGTCGAAAATGGTTTTGCGGGTGCATCTTTAGGCATGGAATTAGCGGGTGAAGTGGTGCGCGTTGGTTCAGCCGTTGATGATTTTAAAGTTGGGCAAGCGGTGATTGGCTTTGCTCCAGCCTGTTTTAGCAGTTCTGTGATTACCGAAACCACTGCCGTTGCGCTTAAACCGGCTGAATGGAGTTATGAAGCGGCAGCCACGATTCCCGCCACTTTCTTTACCGTGTATTACGCGTTGCAGCATTTGGCACAATTAGAAGCAGGTGAAAAGGTATTAATTCATGGGGCTGCTGGGGGTATTGGTTTAGCTGCGATTCAATATGCTCGTTATTGCGGTGCAGAAATTTTCGCGACCGCCGGTACGGAAGAAAAACGTGATTTAGTACGCTTAATGGGCGCGGATCATGTTTTTGATTCTCGGAGTCTTAAATTTGCCGATGATATTTTAGCGTTAACCGACGGCAAAGGTGTGGATGTGGTTCTGAATTCGATTGCGGGTGAGGCGATTAACCGTAATTTGACTGTATTGAAACCCTTTGGTCGCTTTTTAGAATTAGGTAAACGCGACTTCTACGAAAATACCAAAATTGGCTTACGTCCCTTCCGCAATAATATTACATATTATGGGATTGATGCGGATCAGCTTCTCATTGAAAAACCCAAACTTGCCAAACGTTTATTTGCGGAAATGATGGTTTTATTCCAAGAAGGTGCATTAAGACCATTACCACATCGGGTATTTAGCGCGAACCAAATTCAAGATGCCTTTCGTTATATGCAACAATCTCGGCAAATTGGCAAAGTGATTGTGTCATTTACGGCGGGTTATCCAAGCCCTAGCTTACCTGACAGCAAGAAATCTACATTAGATTTAAGTAAAGGTAGTTATTTAATTACGGGGGGATTAGCCGGGTTTGGTTTAGAAACCGCGCGTTGGCTAGTCGGTAAAGGCGCTAAATCACTCATTTTATTAAGCCGTAGCGGTGCAAGCACACAAACGGCTCAGCAAGCGATTGCGGAATTCCAAGCACAAGGCGTGCAGGTTGCCGCTTATGCCTGTGATGTAACCGATAAAGTTGCGTTAGCACAAATTTTACAAACAGCCGAGCAGACGTTGCCTGCTTTAAACGGTATTATTCATGCTGCCACGGTTTTAGATGATGGCATTATTCGGAAATTAGATGCCGAGCGTTTCCAAACAGTACTTGCACCTAAAATGTTAGGGGCATGGCACTTACATGAGTTAACTCAAACGAAAGTCTTGCAATTTTTTGTGCTGTACTCATCGGTTACGACTTATTTAGGCAATCCGGGGCAGGCGAATTATGTGGCAGCTAATACTTATTTAGAAACATTAGCGCATTATCGTCGTCAACAAGGCTTAAGTGCTCATTATATTGCATGGGGACCAATTGATGACGTGGGCATGTTAGCGCGTAATAGTACGGTAAAAAATAGCCTGCAAAATCACTTAGGTGGCAAAGCATTAGCCTCTCAACAAGCCTTGCAGCAATTAGAGCAAGTACTGGGCAGTTCTGTGGCAGGCGTGGCAGTGGTAAATTGGGATTGGCGCAATATTCAAAAATTTATGCCGTCAGCACGAGCGAACAAATATGCGAATTTATGGCGGCGTTTAGGCAATGAAACAAATTCTGATAATGCAGATATTCGCAGTCTAATTGAAGGGAAATCCTTCGCAGAGGTTAAGTCTTTATTAATTCAAGCATTATTAAGTGAAATCAGCAAAATCTTACGTTTGCCCTTAGAAAAATTGGCTACCAATAAGCCTATTACCGAGTTAGGTATGGACTCCTTAATGGGCATGGAACTGGTGTCCATTATTGAAGATCGCTTTACAGTAAAACTACCTGTAATGGCATTAACCGATGGCGCAAGTGTTGAAAAAGTTGCAGAGAAATTAGCGCAACAGTTAATGAATGATCAAGAAACGATTGTAGATGATGCCAAATTGTTTGCTAAACAGATTGCTATGCAACAAGGTAGTACATTAACAGACGAAGCTGTGGAGCAATTAGCAAAAGTTATTGTTGAAAAATAA
- a CDS encoding capsule biosynthesis protein — MNSDTIFGFGFTLWKQKYIQAFLGGETQIVNFVWTYTQAVNKGVNKNSNIINWGQRAIDEAYKTARQFDIPLGRVEDGFIRSVGLGSDLTPPLSLVVDKTGIYYDPTQPSDLESLLETYAFTDELIMRAANIRKMLLDNAVSKYNVGKKLVSKLVQNQAGQRIILIPGQVEDDASIQKGCVDIKTNAELIQQVRLTNPSAYLVYKPHPDVISGNRIGKVDRSITDQYCDLVLEDSSITDCLDIADEVHTMTSLVGFEGLLRQKKVVCYGIPFYANWGLTEDRHTVDRRTRRLTLDELVAATLILYPRYMNWETGAFTTPEFAIETLRKQIDALGGKPINKISWLHRQVRKMKHFYKGVFAKP, encoded by the coding sequence ATGAATAGTGATACGATTTTTGGATTTGGTTTTACGCTATGGAAGCAAAAATATATTCAAGCTTTTTTAGGAGGGGAAACACAGATAGTAAATTTTGTTTGGACCTATACACAAGCGGTGAACAAAGGAGTCAATAAAAATAGCAATATTATTAATTGGGGACAAAGAGCTATAGATGAGGCCTATAAAACTGCTAGACAATTTGATATTCCACTAGGCAGAGTTGAAGACGGTTTCATTCGCTCTGTTGGTTTAGGCTCTGATTTAACGCCTCCTTTATCATTAGTAGTCGATAAAACTGGTATTTATTATGATCCTACACAACCCAGTGATTTAGAATCTTTGTTGGAAACTTATGCATTTACTGATGAATTAATCATGAGAGCCGCCAATATTAGAAAAATGCTCTTAGACAATGCGGTTAGTAAATACAATGTAGGTAAGAAGCTTGTTAGTAAGTTAGTACAAAATCAAGCGGGACAACGCATTATTTTAATTCCGGGGCAGGTAGAAGATGATGCCTCAATCCAAAAAGGCTGTGTTGATATTAAAACTAATGCCGAATTAATCCAACAAGTACGGCTCACTAATCCAAGTGCTTATTTAGTTTATAAACCGCATCCCGATGTGATTAGTGGTAATCGAATCGGTAAGGTAGATAGATCCATTACTGATCAATATTGTGATTTGGTTTTAGAGGATAGCAGTATTACGGACTGTCTTGATATTGCTGATGAAGTACATACTATGACCTCTTTAGTCGGTTTTGAAGGCTTATTACGCCAGAAAAAGGTGGTTTGTTATGGTATTCCTTTTTATGCTAATTGGGGACTAACAGAAGATCGGCATACAGTAGACAGACGTACCCGTCGTTTGACGCTAGATGAATTAGTGGCTGCAACGTTGATATTGTACCCGCGTTATATGAACTGGGAGACTGGTGCATTCACAACTCCAGAATTTGCGATTGAGACCTTGCGTAAACAAATTGATGCATTAGGTGGAAAACCGATCAATAAGATTTCTTGGTTACATCGTCAGGTGCGTAAAATGAAACATTTCTATAAAGGAGTTTTCGCCAAGCCTTAA